The following coding sequences lie in one Pseudorca crassidens isolate mPseCra1 chromosome 2, mPseCra1.hap1, whole genome shotgun sequence genomic window:
- the PFKFB2 gene encoding 6-phosphofructo-2-kinase/fructose-2,6-bisphosphatase 2 isoform X5: protein MSGNSAPSSEQNNNNYETKTNLRMSEKKCSWASYMTNSPTLIVMIGLPARGKTYVSKKLTRYLNWIGVPTKVFNLGVYRRQAVKSYKSYDFFRHDNEEAMKIRKQCALVALEDVKAYLTEDSGQIAVFDATNTTRERRALILNFAEENSFKVFFVESVCDDPDVIAANILEVKVSSPDYPERNRENVMEDFLKRIECYKVTYQPLDPDNYDKDLSFIKVINVGQRFLVNKVQDYIQSKIVYYLMNIHVHPRTIYLCRHGESEFNLLGKIGGDSGLSVRGKQGVCEEMTYAEIKERYPDEFALRDEEKYLYRYPGGESYQDLVQRLEPVIMELERQGNVLVISHQAVMRCLLAYFLDKGADELPYLRCPLHTIFKLTPVAYGCKVETIKLNVEAVNTHRDKPTNNFPKNQTPVRMRRNSFTPLSSSNTVRRPRNYSVGSRPLEPLSPLRALDMQEGADQPKTQVSIPAETSLAVHRLSSPAAPPLLS, encoded by the exons ATGTCTGGGAATTCTGCCCCTTCCTCagaacagaacaacaacaactatGAAACCAAAACAAATCTACGAATGTCAGAGAAGAAATGTT CGTGGGCATCCTACATGACCAACTCCCCGACCCTCATTGTTATGATTGGCTTACCAGCCCGGGGCAAAACCTACGTGTCCAAGAAACTCACACGCTACCTCAACTGGATTGGGGTGCCCACCAAAG TGTTTAATCTTGGGGTGTATCGGCGTCAAGCGGTCAAGTCCTATAAATCCTATGACTTCTTCCGGCATGACAACGAGGAGGCCATGAAGATACGCAA ACAGTGTGCTCTGGTGGCGCTGGAGGATGTGAAGGCGTATCTCACGGAGGACAGTGGGCAGATTGCG GTGTTTGATGCTACCAATACCACGCGAGAGAGGAGGGCCTTGATTCTGAACTTTGCCGAGGAGAATTCCTTCAAG GTGTTCTTTGTGGAATCTGTCTGCGATGATCCCGATGTCATTGCTGCCAATATCCTG GAGGTAAAGGTGTCGAGCCCTGACTACCCTGAAAGGAACAGGGAGAATGTGATGGAGGACTTCCTAAAGAGAATTGAGTGCTACAAAGTCACCTATCAACCCCTTGACCCAGACAACTATGACAA GGATCTTTCTTTCATCAAGGTGATAAACGTGGGCCAGCGATTTCTAGTGAACAAAGTCCAGGACTACATCCAGAGCAAGATCGTCTACTACCTCATGAATATCCATGTCCATCCTCGCACCATTTACCTTTGCCGGCACGGAGAGAGCGAGTTCAATCTCTTGGGAAAGATTGGGGGTGACTCAGGCCTCTCCGTGCGGGGAAAACAG GGCGTGTGCGAGGAGATGACTTATGCAGAGATTAAGGAGCGGTACCCAGACGAGTTTGCACTTCGAGATGAAGAGAAATACCTGTATCGATATCCTGGAGGGGAG TCGTACCAGGACCTGGTGCAGCGGCTGGAGCCTGTCATCATGGAGCTGGAGCGTCAGGGCAACGTCCTCGTCATCTCCCACCAGGCTGTCATGCGCTGCCTCCTGGCCTACTTCTTGGACAAGGGTGCAG ATGAGCTGCCGTACCTGAGGTGCCCTCTGCATACCATCTTCAAACTTACTCCCGTAGCCTACG gCTGCAAAGTGGAAACAATTAAACTTAACGTGGAGGCTGTGAACACTCACCGTGACAAGCCAACT AACAACTTCCCCAAGAACCAAACCCCTGTAAGGATGAGAAGGAACAGCTTTACGCCTCTGTCCAGTTCGAATACAGTAAGGCGTCCAAGAAATTACAGTGTTGGGAGCCGGCCCCTCGAGCCCCTCAGCCCTCTCCGTGCCCTGGACATGCAAGAAGGGGCCGACCAGCCGAAGACCCAAGTCAGCATTCCG
- the PFKFB2 gene encoding 6-phosphofructo-2-kinase/fructose-2,6-bisphosphatase 2 isoform X1, with protein MSGNSAPSSEQNNNNYETKTNLRMSEKKCSWASYMTNSPTLIVMIGLPARGKTYVSKKLTRYLNWIGVPTKVFNLGVYRRQAVKSYKSYDFFRHDNEEAMKIRKQCALVALEDVKAYLTEDSGQIAVFDATNTTRERRALILNFAEENSFKVFFVESVCDDPDVIAANILEVKVSSPDYPERNRENVMEDFLKRIECYKVTYQPLDPDNYDKDLSFIKVINVGQRFLVNKVQDYIQSKIVYYLMNIHVHPRTIYLCRHGESEFNLLGKIGGDSGLSVRGKQFAQALRKFLEEQEIADLKVWTSQLKRTIQTAESLGVTYEQWKILNEIDAGVCEEMTYAEIKERYPDEFALRDEEKYLYRYPGGESYQDLVQRLEPVIMELERQGNVLVISHQAVMRCLLAYFLDKGADELPYLRCPLHTIFKLTPVAYGCKVETIKLNVEAVNTHRDKPTNNFPKNQTPVRMRRNSFTPLSSSNTVRRPRNYSVGSRPLEPLSPLRALDMQEGADQPKTQVSIPAETSLAVHRLSSPAAPPLLS; from the exons ATGTCTGGGAATTCTGCCCCTTCCTCagaacagaacaacaacaactatGAAACCAAAACAAATCTACGAATGTCAGAGAAGAAATGTT CGTGGGCATCCTACATGACCAACTCCCCGACCCTCATTGTTATGATTGGCTTACCAGCCCGGGGCAAAACCTACGTGTCCAAGAAACTCACACGCTACCTCAACTGGATTGGGGTGCCCACCAAAG TGTTTAATCTTGGGGTGTATCGGCGTCAAGCGGTCAAGTCCTATAAATCCTATGACTTCTTCCGGCATGACAACGAGGAGGCCATGAAGATACGCAA ACAGTGTGCTCTGGTGGCGCTGGAGGATGTGAAGGCGTATCTCACGGAGGACAGTGGGCAGATTGCG GTGTTTGATGCTACCAATACCACGCGAGAGAGGAGGGCCTTGATTCTGAACTTTGCCGAGGAGAATTCCTTCAAG GTGTTCTTTGTGGAATCTGTCTGCGATGATCCCGATGTCATTGCTGCCAATATCCTG GAGGTAAAGGTGTCGAGCCCTGACTACCCTGAAAGGAACAGGGAGAATGTGATGGAGGACTTCCTAAAGAGAATTGAGTGCTACAAAGTCACCTATCAACCCCTTGACCCAGACAACTATGACAA GGATCTTTCTTTCATCAAGGTGATAAACGTGGGCCAGCGATTTCTAGTGAACAAAGTCCAGGACTACATCCAGAGCAAGATCGTCTACTACCTCATGAATATCCATGTCCATCCTCGCACCATTTACCTTTGCCGGCACGGAGAGAGCGAGTTCAATCTCTTGGGAAAGATTGGGGGTGACTCAGGCCTCTCCGTGCGGGGAAAACAG TTTGCCCAGGCTCTAAGGAAGTTTCTGGAGGAACAGGAGATAGCAGACCTCAAAGTGTGGACAAGTCAGTTGAAGAGGACTATCCAGACCGCTGAATCTCTGGGGGTGACCTATGAGCAGTGGAAGATTCTGAATGAGATTGATGCT GGCGTGTGCGAGGAGATGACTTATGCAGAGATTAAGGAGCGGTACCCAGACGAGTTTGCACTTCGAGATGAAGAGAAATACCTGTATCGATATCCTGGAGGGGAG TCGTACCAGGACCTGGTGCAGCGGCTGGAGCCTGTCATCATGGAGCTGGAGCGTCAGGGCAACGTCCTCGTCATCTCCCACCAGGCTGTCATGCGCTGCCTCCTGGCCTACTTCTTGGACAAGGGTGCAG ATGAGCTGCCGTACCTGAGGTGCCCTCTGCATACCATCTTCAAACTTACTCCCGTAGCCTACG gCTGCAAAGTGGAAACAATTAAACTTAACGTGGAGGCTGTGAACACTCACCGTGACAAGCCAACT AACAACTTCCCCAAGAACCAAACCCCTGTAAGGATGAGAAGGAACAGCTTTACGCCTCTGTCCAGTTCGAATACAGTAAGGCGTCCAAGAAATTACAGTGTTGGGAGCCGGCCCCTCGAGCCCCTCAGCCCTCTCCGTGCCCTGGACATGCAAGAAGGGGCCGACCAGCCGAAGACCCAAGTCAGCATTCCG
- the PFKFB2 gene encoding 6-phosphofructo-2-kinase/fructose-2,6-bisphosphatase 2 isoform X8 yields MKIRKQCALVALEDVKAYLTEDSGQIAVFDATNTTRERRALILNFAEENSFKVFFVESVCDDPDVIAANILEVKVSSPDYPERNRENVMEDFLKRIECYKVTYQPLDPDNYDKDLSFIKVINVGQRFLVNKVQDYIQSKIVYYLMNIHVHPRTIYLCRHGESEFNLLGKIGGDSGLSVRGKQFAQALRKFLEEQEIADLKVWTSQLKRTIQTAESLGVTYEQWKILNEIDAGVCEEMTYAEIKERYPDEFALRDEEKYLYRYPGGESYQDLVQRLEPVIMELERQGNVLVISHQAVMRCLLAYFLDKGADELPYLRCPLHTIFKLTPVAYGCKVETIKLNVEAVNTHRDKPTNNFPKNQTPVRMRRNSFTPLSSSNTVRRPRNYSVGSRPLEPLSPLRALDMQEGADQPKTQVSIPAETSLAVHRLSSPAAPPLLS; encoded by the exons ATGAAGATACGCAA ACAGTGTGCTCTGGTGGCGCTGGAGGATGTGAAGGCGTATCTCACGGAGGACAGTGGGCAGATTGCG GTGTTTGATGCTACCAATACCACGCGAGAGAGGAGGGCCTTGATTCTGAACTTTGCCGAGGAGAATTCCTTCAAG GTGTTCTTTGTGGAATCTGTCTGCGATGATCCCGATGTCATTGCTGCCAATATCCTG GAGGTAAAGGTGTCGAGCCCTGACTACCCTGAAAGGAACAGGGAGAATGTGATGGAGGACTTCCTAAAGAGAATTGAGTGCTACAAAGTCACCTATCAACCCCTTGACCCAGACAACTATGACAA GGATCTTTCTTTCATCAAGGTGATAAACGTGGGCCAGCGATTTCTAGTGAACAAAGTCCAGGACTACATCCAGAGCAAGATCGTCTACTACCTCATGAATATCCATGTCCATCCTCGCACCATTTACCTTTGCCGGCACGGAGAGAGCGAGTTCAATCTCTTGGGAAAGATTGGGGGTGACTCAGGCCTCTCCGTGCGGGGAAAACAG TTTGCCCAGGCTCTAAGGAAGTTTCTGGAGGAACAGGAGATAGCAGACCTCAAAGTGTGGACAAGTCAGTTGAAGAGGACTATCCAGACCGCTGAATCTCTGGGGGTGACCTATGAGCAGTGGAAGATTCTGAATGAGATTGATGCT GGCGTGTGCGAGGAGATGACTTATGCAGAGATTAAGGAGCGGTACCCAGACGAGTTTGCACTTCGAGATGAAGAGAAATACCTGTATCGATATCCTGGAGGGGAG TCGTACCAGGACCTGGTGCAGCGGCTGGAGCCTGTCATCATGGAGCTGGAGCGTCAGGGCAACGTCCTCGTCATCTCCCACCAGGCTGTCATGCGCTGCCTCCTGGCCTACTTCTTGGACAAGGGTGCAG ATGAGCTGCCGTACCTGAGGTGCCCTCTGCATACCATCTTCAAACTTACTCCCGTAGCCTACG gCTGCAAAGTGGAAACAATTAAACTTAACGTGGAGGCTGTGAACACTCACCGTGACAAGCCAACT AACAACTTCCCCAAGAACCAAACCCCTGTAAGGATGAGAAGGAACAGCTTTACGCCTCTGTCCAGTTCGAATACAGTAAGGCGTCCAAGAAATTACAGTGTTGGGAGCCGGCCCCTCGAGCCCCTCAGCCCTCTCCGTGCCCTGGACATGCAAGAAGGGGCCGACCAGCCGAAGACCCAAGTCAGCATTCCG
- the PFKFB2 gene encoding 6-phosphofructo-2-kinase/fructose-2,6-bisphosphatase 2 isoform X6, with the protein MFVGILHDQLPDPHCYDWLTSPGQNLRVQETHTLPQLDWGAHQRQCALVALEDVKAYLTEDSGQIAVFDATNTTRERRALILNFAEENSFKVFFVESVCDDPDVIAANILEVKVSSPDYPERNRENVMEDFLKRIECYKVTYQPLDPDNYDKDLSFIKVINVGQRFLVNKVQDYIQSKIVYYLMNIHVHPRTIYLCRHGESEFNLLGKIGGDSGLSVRGKQFAQALRKFLEEQEIADLKVWTSQLKRTIQTAESLGVTYEQWKILNEIDAGVCEEMTYAEIKERYPDEFALRDEEKYLYRYPGGESYQDLVQRLEPVIMELERQGNVLVISHQAVMRCLLAYFLDKGADELPYLRCPLHTIFKLTPVAYGCKVETIKLNVEAVNTHRDKPTNNFPKNQTPVRMRRNSFTPLSSSNTVRRPRNYSVGSRPLEPLSPLRALDMQEGADQPKTQVSIPAETSLAVHRLSSPAAPPLLS; encoded by the exons ATGTT CGTGGGCATCCTACATGACCAACTCCCCGACCCTCATTGTTATGATTGGCTTACCAGCCCGGGGCAAAACCTACGTGTCCAAGAAACTCACACGCTACCTCAACTGGATTGGGGTGCCCACCAAAG ACAGTGTGCTCTGGTGGCGCTGGAGGATGTGAAGGCGTATCTCACGGAGGACAGTGGGCAGATTGCG GTGTTTGATGCTACCAATACCACGCGAGAGAGGAGGGCCTTGATTCTGAACTTTGCCGAGGAGAATTCCTTCAAG GTGTTCTTTGTGGAATCTGTCTGCGATGATCCCGATGTCATTGCTGCCAATATCCTG GAGGTAAAGGTGTCGAGCCCTGACTACCCTGAAAGGAACAGGGAGAATGTGATGGAGGACTTCCTAAAGAGAATTGAGTGCTACAAAGTCACCTATCAACCCCTTGACCCAGACAACTATGACAA GGATCTTTCTTTCATCAAGGTGATAAACGTGGGCCAGCGATTTCTAGTGAACAAAGTCCAGGACTACATCCAGAGCAAGATCGTCTACTACCTCATGAATATCCATGTCCATCCTCGCACCATTTACCTTTGCCGGCACGGAGAGAGCGAGTTCAATCTCTTGGGAAAGATTGGGGGTGACTCAGGCCTCTCCGTGCGGGGAAAACAG TTTGCCCAGGCTCTAAGGAAGTTTCTGGAGGAACAGGAGATAGCAGACCTCAAAGTGTGGACAAGTCAGTTGAAGAGGACTATCCAGACCGCTGAATCTCTGGGGGTGACCTATGAGCAGTGGAAGATTCTGAATGAGATTGATGCT GGCGTGTGCGAGGAGATGACTTATGCAGAGATTAAGGAGCGGTACCCAGACGAGTTTGCACTTCGAGATGAAGAGAAATACCTGTATCGATATCCTGGAGGGGAG TCGTACCAGGACCTGGTGCAGCGGCTGGAGCCTGTCATCATGGAGCTGGAGCGTCAGGGCAACGTCCTCGTCATCTCCCACCAGGCTGTCATGCGCTGCCTCCTGGCCTACTTCTTGGACAAGGGTGCAG ATGAGCTGCCGTACCTGAGGTGCCCTCTGCATACCATCTTCAAACTTACTCCCGTAGCCTACG gCTGCAAAGTGGAAACAATTAAACTTAACGTGGAGGCTGTGAACACTCACCGTGACAAGCCAACT AACAACTTCCCCAAGAACCAAACCCCTGTAAGGATGAGAAGGAACAGCTTTACGCCTCTGTCCAGTTCGAATACAGTAAGGCGTCCAAGAAATTACAGTGTTGGGAGCCGGCCCCTCGAGCCCCTCAGCCCTCTCCGTGCCCTGGACATGCAAGAAGGGGCCGACCAGCCGAAGACCCAAGTCAGCATTCCG
- the PFKFB2 gene encoding 6-phosphofructo-2-kinase/fructose-2,6-bisphosphatase 2 isoform X4: MTNSPTLIVMIGLPARGKTYVSKKLTRYLNWIGVPTKVFNLGVYRRQAVKSYKSYDFFRHDNEEAMKIRKQCALVALEDVKAYLTEDSGQIAVFDATNTTRERRALILNFAEENSFKVFFVESVCDDPDVIAANILEVKVSSPDYPERNRENVMEDFLKRIECYKVTYQPLDPDNYDKDLSFIKVINVGQRFLVNKVQDYIQSKIVYYLMNIHVHPRTIYLCRHGESEFNLLGKIGGDSGLSVRGKQFAQALRKFLEEQEIADLKVWTSQLKRTIQTAESLGVTYEQWKILNEIDAGVCEEMTYAEIKERYPDEFALRDEEKYLYRYPGGESYQDLVQRLEPVIMELERQGNVLVISHQAVMRCLLAYFLDKGADELPYLRCPLHTIFKLTPVAYGCKVETIKLNVEAVNTHRDKPTNNFPKNQTPVRMRRNSFTPLSSSNTVRRPRNYSVGSRPLEPLSPLRALDMQEGADQPKTQVSIPAETSLAVHRLSSPAAPPLLS, from the exons ATGACCAACTCCCCGACCCTCATTGTTATGATTGGCTTACCAGCCCGGGGCAAAACCTACGTGTCCAAGAAACTCACACGCTACCTCAACTGGATTGGGGTGCCCACCAAAG TGTTTAATCTTGGGGTGTATCGGCGTCAAGCGGTCAAGTCCTATAAATCCTATGACTTCTTCCGGCATGACAACGAGGAGGCCATGAAGATACGCAA ACAGTGTGCTCTGGTGGCGCTGGAGGATGTGAAGGCGTATCTCACGGAGGACAGTGGGCAGATTGCG GTGTTTGATGCTACCAATACCACGCGAGAGAGGAGGGCCTTGATTCTGAACTTTGCCGAGGAGAATTCCTTCAAG GTGTTCTTTGTGGAATCTGTCTGCGATGATCCCGATGTCATTGCTGCCAATATCCTG GAGGTAAAGGTGTCGAGCCCTGACTACCCTGAAAGGAACAGGGAGAATGTGATGGAGGACTTCCTAAAGAGAATTGAGTGCTACAAAGTCACCTATCAACCCCTTGACCCAGACAACTATGACAA GGATCTTTCTTTCATCAAGGTGATAAACGTGGGCCAGCGATTTCTAGTGAACAAAGTCCAGGACTACATCCAGAGCAAGATCGTCTACTACCTCATGAATATCCATGTCCATCCTCGCACCATTTACCTTTGCCGGCACGGAGAGAGCGAGTTCAATCTCTTGGGAAAGATTGGGGGTGACTCAGGCCTCTCCGTGCGGGGAAAACAG TTTGCCCAGGCTCTAAGGAAGTTTCTGGAGGAACAGGAGATAGCAGACCTCAAAGTGTGGACAAGTCAGTTGAAGAGGACTATCCAGACCGCTGAATCTCTGGGGGTGACCTATGAGCAGTGGAAGATTCTGAATGAGATTGATGCT GGCGTGTGCGAGGAGATGACTTATGCAGAGATTAAGGAGCGGTACCCAGACGAGTTTGCACTTCGAGATGAAGAGAAATACCTGTATCGATATCCTGGAGGGGAG TCGTACCAGGACCTGGTGCAGCGGCTGGAGCCTGTCATCATGGAGCTGGAGCGTCAGGGCAACGTCCTCGTCATCTCCCACCAGGCTGTCATGCGCTGCCTCCTGGCCTACTTCTTGGACAAGGGTGCAG ATGAGCTGCCGTACCTGAGGTGCCCTCTGCATACCATCTTCAAACTTACTCCCGTAGCCTACG gCTGCAAAGTGGAAACAATTAAACTTAACGTGGAGGCTGTGAACACTCACCGTGACAAGCCAACT AACAACTTCCCCAAGAACCAAACCCCTGTAAGGATGAGAAGGAACAGCTTTACGCCTCTGTCCAGTTCGAATACAGTAAGGCGTCCAAGAAATTACAGTGTTGGGAGCCGGCCCCTCGAGCCCCTCAGCCCTCTCCGTGCCCTGGACATGCAAGAAGGGGCCGACCAGCCGAAGACCCAAGTCAGCATTCCG
- the PFKFB2 gene encoding 6-phosphofructo-2-kinase/fructose-2,6-bisphosphatase 2 isoform X3, producing the protein MFVGILHDQLPDPHCYDWLTSPGQNLRVQETHTLPQLDWGAHQRPRSPLWDIVLFHCWRVWVSSAVFNLGVYRRQAVKSYKSYDFFRHDNEEAMKIRKQCALVALEDVKAYLTEDSGQIAVFDATNTTRERRALILNFAEENSFKVFFVESVCDDPDVIAANILEVKVSSPDYPERNRENVMEDFLKRIECYKVTYQPLDPDNYDKDLSFIKVINVGQRFLVNKVQDYIQSKIVYYLMNIHVHPRTIYLCRHGESEFNLLGKIGGDSGLSVRGKQFAQALRKFLEEQEIADLKVWTSQLKRTIQTAESLGVTYEQWKILNEIDAGVCEEMTYAEIKERYPDEFALRDEEKYLYRYPGGESYQDLVQRLEPVIMELERQGNVLVISHQAVMRCLLAYFLDKGADELPYLRCPLHTIFKLTPVAYGCKVETIKLNVEAVNTHRDKPTNNFPKNQTPVRMRRNSFTPLSSSNTVRRPRNYSVGSRPLEPLSPLRALDMQEGADQPKTQVSIPAETSLAVHRLSSPAAPPLLS; encoded by the exons ATGTT CGTGGGCATCCTACATGACCAACTCCCCGACCCTCATTGTTATGATTGGCTTACCAGCCCGGGGCAAAACCTACGTGTCCAAGAAACTCACACGCTACCTCAACTGGATTGGGGTGCCCACCAAAG ACCAAGAAGTCCCCTTTGGGACATCGTATTGTTTCACTGCTGGAGGGTATGGGTGTCTTCTGCAGTGTTTAATCTTGGGGTGTATCGGCGTCAAGCGGTCAAGTCCTATAAATCCTATGACTTCTTCCGGCATGACAACGAGGAGGCCATGAAGATACGCAA ACAGTGTGCTCTGGTGGCGCTGGAGGATGTGAAGGCGTATCTCACGGAGGACAGTGGGCAGATTGCG GTGTTTGATGCTACCAATACCACGCGAGAGAGGAGGGCCTTGATTCTGAACTTTGCCGAGGAGAATTCCTTCAAG GTGTTCTTTGTGGAATCTGTCTGCGATGATCCCGATGTCATTGCTGCCAATATCCTG GAGGTAAAGGTGTCGAGCCCTGACTACCCTGAAAGGAACAGGGAGAATGTGATGGAGGACTTCCTAAAGAGAATTGAGTGCTACAAAGTCACCTATCAACCCCTTGACCCAGACAACTATGACAA GGATCTTTCTTTCATCAAGGTGATAAACGTGGGCCAGCGATTTCTAGTGAACAAAGTCCAGGACTACATCCAGAGCAAGATCGTCTACTACCTCATGAATATCCATGTCCATCCTCGCACCATTTACCTTTGCCGGCACGGAGAGAGCGAGTTCAATCTCTTGGGAAAGATTGGGGGTGACTCAGGCCTCTCCGTGCGGGGAAAACAG TTTGCCCAGGCTCTAAGGAAGTTTCTGGAGGAACAGGAGATAGCAGACCTCAAAGTGTGGACAAGTCAGTTGAAGAGGACTATCCAGACCGCTGAATCTCTGGGGGTGACCTATGAGCAGTGGAAGATTCTGAATGAGATTGATGCT GGCGTGTGCGAGGAGATGACTTATGCAGAGATTAAGGAGCGGTACCCAGACGAGTTTGCACTTCGAGATGAAGAGAAATACCTGTATCGATATCCTGGAGGGGAG TCGTACCAGGACCTGGTGCAGCGGCTGGAGCCTGTCATCATGGAGCTGGAGCGTCAGGGCAACGTCCTCGTCATCTCCCACCAGGCTGTCATGCGCTGCCTCCTGGCCTACTTCTTGGACAAGGGTGCAG ATGAGCTGCCGTACCTGAGGTGCCCTCTGCATACCATCTTCAAACTTACTCCCGTAGCCTACG gCTGCAAAGTGGAAACAATTAAACTTAACGTGGAGGCTGTGAACACTCACCGTGACAAGCCAACT AACAACTTCCCCAAGAACCAAACCCCTGTAAGGATGAGAAGGAACAGCTTTACGCCTCTGTCCAGTTCGAATACAGTAAGGCGTCCAAGAAATTACAGTGTTGGGAGCCGGCCCCTCGAGCCCCTCAGCCCTCTCCGTGCCCTGGACATGCAAGAAGGGGCCGACCAGCCGAAGACCCAAGTCAGCATTCCG
- the PFKFB2 gene encoding 6-phosphofructo-2-kinase/fructose-2,6-bisphosphatase 2 isoform X2: MSGNSAPSSEQNNNNYETKTNLRMSEKKCSWASYMTNSPTLIVMIGLPARGKTYVSKKLTRYLNWIGVPTKVFNLGVYRRQAVKSYKSYDFFRHDNEEAMKIRKQCALVALEDVKAYLTEDSGQIAVFDATNTTRERRALILNFAEENSFKVFFVESVCDDPDVIAANILEVKVSSPDYPERNRENVMEDFLKRIECYKVTYQPLDPDNYDKDLSFIKVINVGQRFLVNKVQDYIQSKIVYYLMNIHVHPRTIYLCRHGESEFNLLGKIGGDSGLSVRGKQFAQALRKFLEEQEIADLKVWTSQLKRTIQTAESLGVTYEQWKILNEIDAGVCEEMTYAEIKERYPDEFALRDEEKYLYRYPGGESYQDLVQRLEPVIMELERQGNVLVISHQAVMRCLLAYFLDKGADELPYLRCPLHTIFKLTPVAYGCKVETIKLNVEAVNTHRDKPTNNFPKNQTPVRMRRNSFTPLSSSNTVRRPRNYSVGSRPLEPLSPLRALDMQEGADQPKTQAETSLAVHRLSSPAAPPLLS, encoded by the exons ATGTCTGGGAATTCTGCCCCTTCCTCagaacagaacaacaacaactatGAAACCAAAACAAATCTACGAATGTCAGAGAAGAAATGTT CGTGGGCATCCTACATGACCAACTCCCCGACCCTCATTGTTATGATTGGCTTACCAGCCCGGGGCAAAACCTACGTGTCCAAGAAACTCACACGCTACCTCAACTGGATTGGGGTGCCCACCAAAG TGTTTAATCTTGGGGTGTATCGGCGTCAAGCGGTCAAGTCCTATAAATCCTATGACTTCTTCCGGCATGACAACGAGGAGGCCATGAAGATACGCAA ACAGTGTGCTCTGGTGGCGCTGGAGGATGTGAAGGCGTATCTCACGGAGGACAGTGGGCAGATTGCG GTGTTTGATGCTACCAATACCACGCGAGAGAGGAGGGCCTTGATTCTGAACTTTGCCGAGGAGAATTCCTTCAAG GTGTTCTTTGTGGAATCTGTCTGCGATGATCCCGATGTCATTGCTGCCAATATCCTG GAGGTAAAGGTGTCGAGCCCTGACTACCCTGAAAGGAACAGGGAGAATGTGATGGAGGACTTCCTAAAGAGAATTGAGTGCTACAAAGTCACCTATCAACCCCTTGACCCAGACAACTATGACAA GGATCTTTCTTTCATCAAGGTGATAAACGTGGGCCAGCGATTTCTAGTGAACAAAGTCCAGGACTACATCCAGAGCAAGATCGTCTACTACCTCATGAATATCCATGTCCATCCTCGCACCATTTACCTTTGCCGGCACGGAGAGAGCGAGTTCAATCTCTTGGGAAAGATTGGGGGTGACTCAGGCCTCTCCGTGCGGGGAAAACAG TTTGCCCAGGCTCTAAGGAAGTTTCTGGAGGAACAGGAGATAGCAGACCTCAAAGTGTGGACAAGTCAGTTGAAGAGGACTATCCAGACCGCTGAATCTCTGGGGGTGACCTATGAGCAGTGGAAGATTCTGAATGAGATTGATGCT GGCGTGTGCGAGGAGATGACTTATGCAGAGATTAAGGAGCGGTACCCAGACGAGTTTGCACTTCGAGATGAAGAGAAATACCTGTATCGATATCCTGGAGGGGAG TCGTACCAGGACCTGGTGCAGCGGCTGGAGCCTGTCATCATGGAGCTGGAGCGTCAGGGCAACGTCCTCGTCATCTCCCACCAGGCTGTCATGCGCTGCCTCCTGGCCTACTTCTTGGACAAGGGTGCAG ATGAGCTGCCGTACCTGAGGTGCCCTCTGCATACCATCTTCAAACTTACTCCCGTAGCCTACG gCTGCAAAGTGGAAACAATTAAACTTAACGTGGAGGCTGTGAACACTCACCGTGACAAGCCAACT AACAACTTCCCCAAGAACCAAACCCCTGTAAGGATGAGAAGGAACAGCTTTACGCCTCTGTCCAGTTCGAATACAGTAAGGCGTCCAAGAAATTACAGTGTTGGGAGCCGGCCCCTCGAGCCCCTCAGCCCTCTCCGTGCCCTGGACATGCAAGAAGGGGCCGACCAGCCGAAGACCCAA